The following proteins come from a genomic window of Lolium rigidum isolate FL_2022 chromosome 5, APGP_CSIRO_Lrig_0.1, whole genome shotgun sequence:
- the LOC124656767 gene encoding CRM-domain containing factor CFM3, chloroplastic/mitochondrial-like — protein sequence MALLFPHPTLSPKPPFPLTRPRRTTCISGASSALPSAAAPSPSTSSRYKAPAPDGGAEVSKKKKKRSLKPSFEDQALRRWSARAPSQRASFPWQQPRPAHREDEAAHAQEPTSATLRSIVEYFDYDSSAGGVDVGVGARGDRGAGESKNSVALGEAAQVRDEEPRSQPSYLLGSRPVSAPWMHGQERHAAVDRLVSGPADDEDEEEADRNSVLDDELGSVDDDRNGVFDDELGSVEEDEEWVDNVAVSKEEPIAEDLEGELYEDEDPASPTANSSFQLDPILDRGSTGSGFDVSTRRSSVSSIVNTLRNSMEESATTGRSDAEDFVQKLGPVLLPWEREDASDGGMRRKHSNSELAERTIPEPELRRLRDVALRMKERMRVGPGGVTQTIVETIHSKWKVDEVVKMRFEGPPSLNMKRTHELLEDRTGGTVIWRSGRSIVLYRGMNYNLRCVQSYAKTAEVDSSQEAGDAISAVPSSLQKSSANDVNRVISIVIPSHEAAETFDIDSFLDQLGPRYKDWSGRSPIPVDADLLPGLVPGYKPPFRQLPYRTKISLKDKEMTALRRLARQTTPHFALGRNREHQGLATAIVKLWEKSSIVKIAIKRGVPNTSNDRMAEEIKKLTGGVLVSRNKEYIIFYRGNDFVTPKVRQVLVEQQQHAITQQDQEELARLKASASIAPISNSLKNPLVAGTLAETREATSRWGESLNDELRKKENTRLILAKHTSLLRNMKRKLILAKTKVAKAEMALAKVQKYLSPAELPTDLETVTDEERFLFRRIGLKMKAFLMLGRREVFDGTVQNMHFHWKHRELVKIVVKGKTFEQVKHIAISLEAESGGVLIALDRTTKGYSIIFYRGKNYKRPEVIKPRNLLTRRKAMARSIELQRREALNHHISVLRHKIWKMKSQLVQMRAAGERQDAGLLQTVDEDLSSDDDNIEDEGDEAYLQTYISDDEDDADNDSNEYL from the exons GCGCCGGCGCCGGACGGCGGCGCGGAGGTaagtaagaagaagaagaagaggagcctCAAGCCTAGCTTCGAGGACCAGGCCCTCCGCCGCTGGTCTGCGAGGGCGCCCTCACAGCGTGCCTCCTTCCCCTGGCAGCAGCCGCGGCCGGCTCACCGAGAAGACGAAGCCGCGCACGCCCAAGAACCCACTAGCGCCACGTTGCGGTCCATCGTCGAGTACTTCGACTACGACTCCTCGGCTGGTGGTGTTGATGTTGGTGTTGGTGCACGAGGCGACAGAGGAGCGGGCGAGAGCAAGAACAGTGTAGCTCTCGGCGAGGCGGCACAGGTTCGGGACGAAGAGCCGCGTTCCCAGCCGAGTTATCTGCTCGGGAGCCGGCCGGTCTCCGCGCCGTGGATGCACGGGCAAGAAAGACACGCCGCCGTCGACCGGCTGGTTTCGGGTCCGGCGGATGATGAAGACGAGGAAGAGGCCGACAGGAACAGTGTGCTCGACGATGAGCTAGGTTCGGTGGATGATGACAGGAATGGTGTGTTCGATGATGAGCTAGGTTCGGTGGAAGAAGACGAGGAATGGGTGGACAATGTTGCGGTATCGAAAGAAGAGCCAATTGCCGAGGACTTAGAAGGGGAATTGTACGAGGATGAGGATCCTGCCTCGCCGACAGCAAATTCTTCTTTCCAGCTGGATCCTATACTGGACCGAGGTTCTACAGGCAGTGGTTTCGATGTCAGTACTAGACGAAGCAGTGTAAGCTCAATCGTCAACACGTTGAGGAATTCCATGGAGGAAAGTGCCACAACTGGGCGTTCCGACGCGGAAGATTTCGTCCAGAAGCTTGGTCCAGTGCTGCTTCCATGGGAGAGGGAGGATGCTTCTGATGGCGGCATGCGAAGGAAGCATAGCAATTCCGAGCTGGCAGAGAGGACTATCCCGGAACCGGAGCTCCGGAGGCTTAGAGATGTGGCGTTGAGGATGAAGGAGAGGATGAGGGTTGGTCCAGGAGGGGTTACTCAGACCATTGTGGAGACCATCCACAGCAAATGGAAGGTGGATGAGGTGGTCAAGATGAGGTTCGAAGGCCCTCCAAGCCTGAACATGAAGAGAACTCATGAGTTGCTAGAG GACAGGACTGGAGGAACTGTGATATGGAGGTCAGGGAGGTCCATTGTCTTATATCGAGGGATGAACTACAACCTTCGATGTGTGCAGTCATATGCCAAAACAGCGGAAGTTGATTCGTCTCAAGAGGCTGGTGATGCCATTAGTGCTGTACCCAGCTCCTTGCAAAAGTCAAGTGCAAACGACGTGAATCGAGTGATATCTATTGTGATACCCTCTCATGAAGCTGCAGAAACATTTGATATCGATAGCTTCTTGGATCAGTTGGGACCACGGTACAAGGATTGGTCTGGTCGCAGCCCCATCCCTGTGGATGCTGACTTGCTTCCCGGTTTAGTTCCTGGGTACAAGCCACCATTCAGGCAACTTCCTTACAGGACTAAAATTAGTTTGAAAGATAAGGAAATGACAGCTCTGCGTAGACTTGCAAGACAAACTACTCCACATTTCGCTCTAG GGAGAAACAGGGAACACCAAGGCCTAGCTACTGCTATTGTTAAATTGTGGGAGAAAAGTTCTATTGTAAAGATTGCTATAAAGAGGGGGGTGCCGAACACATCCAATGATAGAATGGCAGAGGAAATCAAG AAATTGACAGGAGGAGTACTTGTCTCGAGGAACAAGGAGTATATTATTTTCTATAGGGGAAATGACTTCGTAACGCCTAAAGTAAGGCAGGTATTGGTGGAACAGCAACAACACGCAATCACTCAGCAGGATCAAGAAGAGCTGGCCCGGCTTAAAGCATCAGCCTCAATTGCTCCCATCTCCAATTCATTAAAGAACCCTCTAGTTGCTGGCACTCTTGCAGAAACCAGAGAAGCCACATCTCGATGGGGGGAATCACTTAACGATGAGCTGAGGAAAAAGGAGAATACTCGCTTGATTTTGGCAAAACATACCTCTCTTTTGAGGAACATGAAGAGAAAACTGATTTTG GCGAAAACAAAAGTTGCAAAAGCAGAGATGGCTTTGGCCAAAGTTCAGAAATATCTGTCTCCAGCAGAGCTTCCAACTGATCTGGAAACTGTTACAGATGAGGAGCGTTTCTTATTTCGCAGAATTGGCCTGAAAATGAAGGCCTTTTTGATGCTTG GCAGACGAGAAGTTTTTGATGGAACTGTGCAAAACATGCACTTTCATTGGAAGCATCGAGAGTTGGTCAAAATTGTTGTGAAGGGGAAGACCTTTGAACAAGTGAAACATATTGCTATTTCTCTAGAAGCTGAGAGTGGAGGCGTGCTCATTGCACTCGACAGGACAACAAAAGGATATTCGATAATTTTCTACCGTGGTAAGAACTATAAAAGGCCCGAAGTTATAAAGCCACGGAACCTATTGACAAGGAGAAAGGCAATGGCGAGGTCTATTGAGCTCCAAAGGCGAGAG GCATTAAATCACCATATCTCAGTTCTGCGACACAAGATCTGGAAGATGAAGTCCCAGCTT GTACAGATGAGGGCAGCTGGGGAAAGGCAGGATGCAGGGTTACTCCAAACAGTTGACGAGGATTTGTCTTCAGATGATGATAATATAGAG GATGAAGGAGATGAAGCTTACCTGCAAACTTACAtcagcgacgacgaggatgatGCTGACAATGATTCCAACGAATATCTCTGA